A DNA window from Hyphomicrobiales bacterium contains the following coding sequences:
- a CDS encoding adenylyl-sulfate kinase, whose amino-acid sequence YKKARAGEIKNFTGIDSPYEAPDNPEITINTVDQTPEEAAEIIVKYLNDHGFLNN is encoded by the coding sequence TTACAAAAAGGCTCGTGCTGGTGAAATTAAAAACTTCACAGGCATAGATAGTCCTTATGAAGCGCCAGATAATCCGGAAATAACGATCAACACGGTCGACCAAACACCAGAAGAAGCAGCAGAGATCATTGTTAAATATCTTAATGACCATGGATTCTTGAATAACTAA
- a CDS encoding HipA domain-containing protein, with protein MIFAPSSSLGGARPKASVFDQHGNLSIAKFPKESDDYSVERWEAIVMDMAKVAGLEVAEHQLLQVDGHTIFLSRRFDRTHHDGDDHHRIPFMSAMPVTEHDDGDDNCSYLVIVDAINERGSEPERDRAELFRRMAFTILISDKDDHFRNHGFYGAAKRAGD; from the coding sequence TTGATTTTTGCACCAAGCTCTTCTCTTGGCGGCGCACGCCCCAAGGCATCTGTATTTGATCAACACGGGAACCTGTCGATTGCGAAATTTCCAAAGGAGAGTGATGATTATTCGGTAGAACGATGGGAAGCGATTGTCATGGACATGGCAAAAGTAGCCGGTCTTGAGGTTGCTGAACATCAGTTGCTTCAGGTGGATGGGCATACGATATTTCTCTCCCGCCGATTTGATAGAACCCATCACGATGGTGATGATCATCATCGCATTCCGTTCATGTCCGCCATGCCTGTCACTGAGCATGATGATGGTGATGATAATTGCAGTTATCTTGTGATCGTTGATGCGATCAATGAACGTGGATCTGAGCCAGAGCGAGATCGGGCTGAGTTATTCCGTCGGATGGCCTTCACGATTTTAATCTCGGATAAAGATGATCACTTCAGAAACCATGGGTTTTATGGAGCGGCAAAAAGGGCGGGCGATTAA
- a CDS encoding helix-turn-helix transcriptional regulator: MREARLRRELSQSLIAERASVSVQTMGKIENGDAGVSAGAYAMVLQALGLLEGWGKVTDSLGDELADEQLRKRAPRACDV, translated from the coding sequence ATTCGAGAAGCACGGTTGCGCCGTGAATTGTCCCAGAGCCTCATTGCGGAACGGGCCTCGGTTAGTGTTCAAACGATGGGCAAGATCGAGAATGGGGATGCAGGAGTAAGCGCCGGTGCTTATGCTATGGTTTTGCAAGCGCTTGGATTGTTGGAAGGGTGGGGCAAGGTCACAGACAGCCTTGGGGACGAGCTGGCAGACGAGCAGTTGCGGAAGCGCGCGCCGCGAGCGTGTGACGTATAA